AGCACATCATCTCTCTCGCACATAATCACATGTATGTACCAACTCGGTCAAAAAGTCACCTCCTTTTTTATATAAGAAACCCAAACTCTCCGCacatcttgctctcttctctctctctctcataatCACACAAACCATATTCATTCACCATGGGAAGATCTCCTTGTTGCGAGAAAGCCCACACAAACAAAGGAGCTTGGACCAACGAAGAAGACCAACGTCTCATCGACTACATCCGTATTCACGGTGAAGGTTGCTGGCGTTCACTTCCCAAATCCGCAGGTCTCACAAGTAATTTCTCATAATTATTGAGTTTAAATCAAATGTAATTTGGTCTATATAATCAATTATCATTATTACTTGGATTGCAACAGGATTGTTACGGTGTGGTAAGAGTTGTAGATTGAGATGGATTAATTACCTTCGTCCTGATCTCAAACGTGGCAATTTTTCtgatgaagaagacaaagttATCATCAAACTCCACAGCTTACTCGGCAACAAGTAAATAaactttccatttttaaaatttacccgGGAAATAAATTTCAACCTTCTGagtaacagaaaaaaaaaatagaaacaaggTCATCATCAGTTAACCTTTGAATCTTTATTTTGCAGATGGTCTTTAATCGCTGGAAGATTACCAGGAAGAACAGacaatgaaattaaaaattattggaACACTCATATTAAAAGGAAGCTTCTTAGCCACGGAATCGACCCACAAACTCATCGTCCGATCAAAGATTCCGAAACGGTGCCGTCTCAGTTATCAACCGCCGTTATTGTTCCACCTCAGAACGACGCCGTTGAAAAGTCTTTTACCGTCAGACAGAAGACGGAAAATTTCTCCGATAACGTAGCATCCACAAGCGGCACGACGACTGATGAGGATCTCCAGCAGAACGGTGGTTGTTATTACAATGATTATTCAGGAGACAGAGAGTTGAATCTGGACTTAACTCTTGGGTCCGGGTCAACTTCTTTCGTCAGGTCGGGTCGGAAAAGTGGAACCGGATCATCAGCAGATTCAAAGCCGGGGCGGGTTCCAGTGATGGCGGCGCGTTTGTCACTGTTGTGATTATTACTTCAGTTTCTTGGccttttgttttagtttttttcataTACATTTACCTTTTAAAGGCTTTTATTGGAAAAAGTATCACCGTTGTGGTAAGAACTAAAGAAGTTTACCGTTCTTTCTTAGCAATATCAATCGGTACGATTGGTGCCGTGCATAGTGTGTATCATTCTTTTATTATTCTTTCTAACTTTACACTGTAACCGTCACCATCAGCTTGgtatttagtttataaaaatttataaaagcataTTCGATCACGATCAGCATGAGTGAATTTGAACTTTTTGATTTCAAAAGTAATTGTCAAATGTGTAAGCGTAATCCATCAGGAGTGGAATGTGAACAGACTTTTGGACTATTTTGGATGAATCGTTATCCAATTTTCCATGTAGATAAAGATGGATATTGCTTATAGCCGAAGACTTCTAGAAACTTGAATTAGGTTACAACGGGAACCATATAGTATAGCAACTTGCAAGTTGCAACAATTATCTTGTTCATTATACAataccttcttcttttttcttctaaagAACTACATCATAATATTTCCCACATGTTGTTACTGTTTAACAAATCTCAACAAATTCCCTAATCAataatagttagtttaatataaaaactaatttctcCCATTTTGAAGGAGGTATTTTCTGGAGCAACAGCCCAAATGAGTTCTGTAACTGTTTCTCATCTCAATCCACATGGGAACATATAAGAGAGcatagaggaaaaaaaaagcaatggATCAAGTGCGGTAGTCTTGTTCTCGCAAAGTATTATTCATTCTCTTTCATCACTTGGCTAGCGATAAAAGATGGGTAGCAAACTGGCAACGGTATGCGTATGAAAAGATGGATTCATGGAGACAAGTACAAAGATATTTTATTGGTATATGTACCCGGTTTACCGGTTTTAGATTAATTTAGATTAGTGGTTTAGTGTTGGTTTAGTGTACAGCTTACTATATAAACATTTGTAAATATTCATTCCATAACAAccttcttcatctctctcgtTTGCTTTTAcgtaatatggtatcagagctactaTTGAGCTTGATCTCTTCGTGATTTCACTTGATTGAGCTTGTTTTCTATTCATCTTCAAGCATCGATGGTGTCTGTGAAGAAGATTCCTCGTCGATCGAACCGTATGGCAACTTCCTCAAATCGGAATGCTCCGATAGCTTCTCCGGCGTCATCTGGTCCGGATCTTCAGGCTACACGAGCTCCGACGGGTGTAGATCTCACCGACTCGGTTCATTCTCTATACTTCATGCATACTTCCGATCATCCAGGTCTCCAACTCGTATCTCTCAAACTTGATGGATCGAACTTTGATGATTGGGAGGCCGCGATGAAGATAGCTCTAGATGTGAAGAATAAAATCGATTTCATTGATGGATCGTTGCCTCGTCCCCTAGAAACTGATTTACATTTTCGTATATGGTCTAGATGCAATAGTCTCGTCAAATCGTGGATACTTAACTCTGTTTCCACTCAGATTTATCGTAGTATTCTCAGATTGAATGATGCTACAGATATATAGCGTGATTTGCACATCAGGTTTTATATGACGAATCTGTCGAGAACATACAATTTTACACAAGAAATTCAGGATCTACGTCAAGGCTCCTTGACTCTCTCTGATTACTTCACTAAACTCAAGACTCTGTGGAGCAATCTAGAGAACTGTGAAGAGCCAGATGATCCAAGTACTTGTGGTAAAGCACAACTTCTCCAACAGAAAGCGGAGCGTGCTAAGATAGTGAAGTTTCTCGCAGGCCTAAATGAATCATATGCTGTGATCAGGCGTCAAATAATCATGAAGAAAACACTCCCTTCCCTTACTGAGGTTTACAATATCTTGGACCAGGATGACAGTCAGAAGAGCTTTGCAACTGCTATCTCTCCGGCTGCTTTTTAGGTCTCTCAGACTGTAGCTTCATCACAGGTTTTTTCAGGGATTTGTTACGTGTAATCTGGTGCACATAAAGGCAAGCCAATATGTTCTTTCTGCAACAAAGTAGGACATATTGCTGAGCGATGTTATAAGAAACATGGCTTTCCACCAGGCTATCTCTCTAAAGGCAAGACTCTTGACAAGTTTCAGAAACCTTCTATTGATACAGTTCAAGTGAATTTGTCTTCTCAGCCTGCTGCAAAGTCTACTAATCTTGATGGTCTGATTAGAAATCTTTCTAAGGAACAAATCCAACAGTTCATTGCTCTGTTCAGCTCTCAGCTTCAGAATCCAACAGTGTCGAATACAAATGAAGCATCTTCATCTCAAAACCCGACTGAGACAACTGGTATCACCTTTTCTCCGTCTACCTTTTGCTTCATTGGTATTCTCACTGTTTCACAAAACTCTCTGAGCAATGAATATTGGGTGATGGATTCCGGAGCTACTCATCATGTTTCACATGATAGAGCTCTGTTTATTTCCTTGGATTTATCTATACAGAGTTCAGTAAATCTACCTAATGGATCTTTAATCAAGATCAGTGAAGTTGGAAACATTCAGTTAAACAAAGACATTCTACTCCGGAATGTTTTGTTTATACCTGAATTTCATTTGAACCTTATCAGTATCAGTTCTTTAACGACTGATCAAGGTTCTAGAGTGATATTTGATCCGTCTTCTTGTGAAATACAGGATCGTATCAAGGCTGTGATGACTGGTCAGGGTAGACGGATTGGGAACCTGTATGTGCTGAACGTTGAAGATACTTCTACACGAGTGAATGCTGTTGTAGATATTGGAACTTGGCACAACAGACTCGGTCACGCTTTTATCTCTCGACTTGATTAGATTTCTGATGCTTTAGGAACTACACGACAGAAGAATAAAGGAAGCTCCTACTGTCATGTATGTCATTTGGCAAAGCAGAAGAAATTGTCTTTCTCTTCTTCCAACAATATGTGTAATACAATCTTTGCGCTTTTACACATTGATGTTTGGGGGCATTTCTCAGTTGAAACGGTTGatggttataaatattttatgactATTGTGGATGATCATTCTCGAGCTACATGGGTTTATTTGATGCGTACAAAGAATGAAGTTTTAACAGTCTTCCCTGCTTTCATAAACCAAGTTGAGAATCAATACAATGTTAAGGTCAAATACGTTAGATCAGACAATGCACAAGAGCTCAAGTTCTCTGCATATTTTCAAGAGAAATGGATCATTCCGTTTCACTCTTGTCCAGAGACACCAGAGCAGAACTCTGTGGTAGAAAGGAAGCATCAACATATTCTAAATGTTGCACGAGCTTTCATGTTTCAATCACAGGTTCCACTGGTTTATTGGGGTGACTGTGTGCTAACAGCAGTGTTTGTCATCAACCGGACACCTTCTCCTCTTCTTGGCAACAAAACTCCTATTGAGCTTTTGACTGGGAAGAAACCTTTGTACGATCAGATCAGAACTTTCGGCTGTCTATGTTATGGATCTACCTCTccaaaacaaagacataaatttCAGCCAAGGTCTCGAGCTTGTATCTTACTGGGTTTTCCTGCTGGTTACAAAGGTTATAAGTTGTTGGATTTGGAGACACATCAAGTTTCTGTTTCACGGAATGTAATCTTTCATGAGAACATCTTTCCCATGGCGACTACTCCGTTATCAGAAGATGGTCTGCAACTCTTCACACCACAATCTTTGCCCTTAGGTACTTCTACAATATCACCAGAAATTTCTCCATCATCTAATCTTTCACCACAAATTTCTTCTAGAATCAAGAAACCTCCTGTTCATTTACAGGATTATCATTGCTTCAATCTTGATTCATCTCTTATACATcctatttcttcttctctatcttATTCCAAAATCTCCTCTTCTCATTTATCATACATAAACCACATCACCAAAGTTCCTATTCCTCATTCATTTTCTGAGGCAAAGAATAACAAAGAGTGGTGTGAAGCAGTTGATAAAGAGTTTGGGGCAATGGAAGATACTAATACTTGGACTGTGACAACGTTACCGACTGGGAAGAAAGCTATAGGTTGCAAGATGCTTTATTCACTAAAGTTTCATGCAAATGGTACTCTTGAGAGACGAAAAGTTCGCTTAGTGGCAAAGGGATTCACTCAGAAAGAAGGACTGGATTATACTGAAACATTTTCCCCTGTTGTCAAGCTTACTACAGTTTGTTTTCTCTTGAAGGTAGCTGCTTCTAAACATTGGTTTCTTCATCAACTTGACATCTCTAATGCATTCTTGAATGGAGAGTTGAATGAGGAAATTTATATGAAGATTCCCGAAGAATATGCAGAGAGAAAAGGAATCACTTTGCCTAAAGGCTCTGTTATTAGACTTAATAAATCCATTTATGGTCTAAAACAAGCTTTTAGGCAGTGGTTTATCAAGCTTTCTGCAACATTATTGCGTCTTGGTTTCTCACGAGGAACTGGAGATCATACTTTGTTTTTGAAGACTGATGCAGATGGTCATTATATTGCAGTATTGGTGTATGTGGACGACATTATAATTGCCAGTGCGAATGAATCAGTTTCTAAAGCATTGATCCAAGATTTGTCTCAGCAATTTAAACTTCGGGATCTTGGTGTTCTCAAATACTTCTTGGGATTGGAGATAGCTCGAAGTACATAAGGCATTTCTATTTGTCAAAGGAAATATGCTTTAGAGACTCTTACTTCTACAGGAATGTTGGCTTGTAAACCGACTTCCACACCTATGGTTCCGAATCTGCATTTATCTATTGATAAAGGTGATCCTATTGATAACCCGGAGATGTATCGAAGTCTTGTAGGACGGTTGATGTATCTTACTATCATACGTCCGGATATAACATACGCTGTTAGCAAGCTCTGTCAATTCTCATCGGCACCTAAGTTACCTCACCTTCAAGCAGTTTACAGAGTTCTACAATATGTTAAAGGAACTGTTGGTCAAGGACTTTTCTACTCTGCGACTGATGATTTAACTTTGAAGGGGTTTGCCGATGCAGATTGGAATTCTTGTAGAGATAGTCGACGTTCAACGACAGGCTTCTCCATGTTTCTTGGTGACTCATTGATTGCATGGCGTTCCACGAAGCAGGATACTGTTTCTTGCTCTTCTGCAGAAGCAGAGTATCGAGCTCTGTCTCAGGCATCCAAAGAGATGGTTTGGTTGATGAAACTGATGAATGATTTTCAGCACGTTGTGCCATGAAAATTGATCTCGCTAAAGCATTTGATTCAGTAAACTGGTCTTTTCTGCTTACTACGTTGAGAGCCCTTCACATCCCTGATCAGTTTGTTAGATGGATTGAGCTGTGTGTGTGTACTCCTTCTTTCTCGGTCCAAGTCAATGGAGAGCTTGTGGGTTTCTTCCAGAGCAAAAGAGGTCTAAGGCAAGGATGTGCACTTTTGCCTTATCTCTTCGTCATTTGTATGAATGTTCTCTCAAGGATGATTGATAATGCGGCTGTTACTGAGCAAATTGGGTATCATCCGAGGTGCAAGAATATTTTATTGACTCATCTATGTTTTGCAGATGATCTCCTGGTCTTCACTGATGGGAAAAAGATCCATTGAAGGGATTTTGAAGATTTTTGAAGACTTTGCAGAAATATCAGGTTTTTAGATCAGTCTTGAGAAGTCAACTTTGTATACAGCCGGTATTACAGAAGTGCAAGAAGCAGAGATTCTATCTCGGTCCTTTTAATTCAGGTAAATTGCCTGTGAGATATCTTGGGCTTCCTCTGCTCACgaaaaagatgacggtcaatgATTATATGCCGCTGGTGGAGAAAATAAGAAGGAAAATGAAGTTATGGACATGGCGATATTTGTCTCATGGAGGTAGACTGCAACTCATCAGTTCGGTTATAACAAGTTTAGCGAACTTTTGGCTCCAAGCTTTTCAATTACCGAGAAGATGTTTAAGAGATATTGAGAGTCTTAGCTCTGCATTTCTTTGGTCCGGTCCTGAGTTGAAACCAGTAAGGCTAAGGTAAGCTGGAAAGATGTGTGTCTCCCAAAAGAAGAGGGAGGTTTGGGGATCAGACCACTGAAGGAAATTAATGTGGTGCTTTGCTTAAAATTAATTTGGAGAATTATCTCTAACAAGTCCTCCCTTTGGGTAAAATGGATTCAGTGTTACTTGATCCGAAAGGGATCATTTTGGTCCATTAAGGATAGTACAGTCTCTGGTTTTTGGATGTGGAAGAAGCTTCTGAAGTTGAGAGAGCTGGCCATGTCTTTTCTAAAAATGGAGGTCAATAATGGGCGACATACTTATTTTTGGTATGACACTTGGTCTCGTGTGGGCTGTTTGAAGAATCATTTGAGGGACGGTGGCAGTATTGTAATGGGAGTTCGAGAAAACGATTATGTTGTTGATGTGCTTAATTGTCGTAGAAGAAGAAGGCATAAAATGCAGCTGTTAAATAATGTGGAAGAAGAGATTGAGGCTATTCgtaatagagcaagtcaggaaGATGATGTTCCTCTATGGAGGAAATCGGATGATAAGTACGCCAAGAGCTTCTCCACAAAAGCTACCTGGGTTTGCTTACGCCAACCTCAACCCTGTTGCAACTGGTATAAGGGTATTTGGTTTCCCCATTCCACGCCTAAATACTCGTTTCTTATTTGGGTGGCAACAAAAAACAGATTACAAACTAGTGACAGAATCAGGCAATGGAATAGCACCGTTGATGATGTTTGTGTGCTATGTCATGAAGAACAAGAAACCTGTCAACACTTATTCTTTAAGTGTCGCTATTCCAGGAGGATTTGGAAAGAGATGGTTGGAGGTATCATGAAAGAGAGATTCACGACAGATTGGTTTATGATTCTTGATGAACTTTCTCAGTCGGGGAGTGGGAAAACAGAGAAGTTTCTCATTCGGTATGCCTTTCAAACGCTGGCTCACTGTATTTGGAGAGAGCGGAATGCTAGAAGACATGGAAAACAGGCGAAGAGTATGGTAGTGCTGTCCACAATGGTAGATAAAATGATTCGTTTGAAGCTTCTTCTTGTGAAAGGTTTGGGCAAGCAATATCTTGAGGAGAGCTTGGTGAAATGGTTTGAGAGTAGGATTTGAAGTTTTGTCCCCTTAGCTATGAAattcttactctttttcccttataAGAGTTTTGTCCAATTTGGATTTTCTCTAATGAGAGTTTTAATGAGGAGAACTTTCATAGCTTctcaagcttgacttgtttcacatggttaagcttgagggggaagTTGGTATTTGAGTTGATAGCTTTTTAGcattaaagtttttattattggAGTTTGTAATATGTTGCACTTGTTGTAAAAAGTTTTtgattgaataaattttacattcattcaaaaaaaaaaaaactgatgaaTGATTTGAAGGTTCAATCACCCACACCTATCTTGTTCTCTGACAGTACAGCTGCGATATATATAGCTACTAATCCCGTGTTCCACGAACGAATCAAACATGTTGAAAATGATTGCCACTTCGTTCGGGAAGGACTTGATCGAGGTACACTCAAGACACTTCACGTTCGTACAGCAGATCAAGTTGCAGACATCATGACTAAGCCACTATTTCCTTACCAGTTTAATTATCTCAAATCCAAGATGAGCCTTCTTAACATTTTTGCAAGCTCATCTTGAAAGGACCTATTGGTATATGTACCCGGTTTACCGGTTTAGATTAATTTAGATTAGTGGTTTAGTGTTGGTTTAGTGTACAGTTTACTATATAAACATTTGTAAATATTCATTTGTTTAATTGAGAAAAGATATTTTCCATAACAAccttcttcatctctctcgtTTGCTTGTAcgtaatatatttgttttgtggtGAACCAGATGAGTCAAGAGAGcacatattttttgtttgtccTTGCACCTACAGTCCTACACTATGAACAGGAGTGGTAGGAAGCCTTTTGGGGAGGACTACACCAGACTCATATTGGAAAGCCAACGAATCTAGATTCATCTGGTGAACCAAATGGTCAAGATGTGCCTTGCACCTGGCTACTACATCTCTGTTCAAGGAATTGAATGATAGGCAGCGCCACAAGCACATCACTAGAACAGTGAAACAATTAGCTCAAGAGATTGGCAAAAATATATGGAATAATTTATGTCAGCTAAGTATTACGTAAAGCCAGTTCTCCTGGCCTCCCAGGTCTTTTATACACAGATGGTTCGAAGGTCATGTACGTAGTCTCGTTTGTTTCTATCGTTTCAATTCTTGAAAATTCTTGAAGCATTCATTAGCATGTacctattcttttttttttacttttgatcAACAAGTTTAACAtatcaacaaaaatatttgtatctaTTGATTTAAAATAGGGAGACTCACCGACTCGGTGCCGAAATAacagaaaattatatatttcactATGGGCGCAAACAAGACACTAGTGAGACAGGAAATGGAATGTGAAGAATCAGCTGATTGACTGGGAGAAATGAACAAACgttaaacaaattaattttataaaaataaatagataaagaAGAATAAGACAAGGGAGAGGACATGTGACATGTTTTAGGAAAGTAGGTGGCCGAATCTACATTATAACCATATTGTATGATAGTTGACTTCACCTAATTTCTTAAAATACAGATATTTATGCTGTAACTTTACATATCTGtaatatatattgaaactaGGATTGGCCCGTAGGGGatatcaaattcaaaattacataaaatatcaaTTAGCTATAATAGATATTAGCTTAGTTAAAACTTAAGTTGGTCTTGGTCTTACTATTCGTTGTGTGGATTATGTTATTACCAAAACCAGCgtaaatttgttatttaaataGTTACATTATTACCATATCACATTCAAAACTGAGAAATACCTACTTTCTGTAAAAAAATTTGAAGcatacaaattaattttattctttgtAAGGATTAGAGTATATGTAAAGTTTCTCCTACTTTATAGAATCTGTTATGATATAAATTATGATCTATAGATGGATATGTGGATAAAAACAAagcgaaatagatttatatgaAGCTATAGTTATCATTAATGATATTAGATATCTTAAGTCATTACACAAAAGAACACTTTAGGTTAATCTCAATAAAAAATCTTCTTCGTCAACTTCTTCGAACCACTCTTTTTGTAGTATGTAGTTTTGATCGGGAGATCTCGTAAACAGTACCAATAAAtgtctattgattttttttttgtcttttgttttataaatttataaattttactggtacttttgattatttatgtTGTTGAAAGCACTTTCAGATTATTGGTTCGGACAAAAGAAGTTTCATCGccacaacaaacaaaaactctATTACTTATCGTAATTGTACAAATTTGAAAATGTGGCAATTACTTCTGCCTTTTAActaatatgaataataaaaatagtcaTCCAACAACTTTGCCCTCCCTAAACTTCGGACTAATTTTTGTTAATCCAAAGAACAACATACATTGAATTATTGTACACAGTTTCAGATCATAGTGAATGGTTTAATCTACATGGATAAAGTAAAAAGATATCTTGATCTTAAGTATGAGAAGCTGTCTCAATAAAAAGACATAAACCAGTAATTAGTGCTAATTAAAGATAAAATCTTAAACTAAAAACACATTCCTTTTACTACTGCACCTTCAtgaattaaaatacaaaacttaCCAAAATCTCTCCACCATAATAAACAATGGAAACTTTAACCAAATATTACTATTCCCCTTGACTTTTATAATGTAACTACTTCTATAATTTCACTTATATATCCTGAAATTTAGTCCTTATTTGTTAACGGTTATTAATTCTCATTGTTGATATGTTTGATCTTAAATGTCTAGGTCTGGCTATTGAATGTGATGGACATGATcactatctatattattaaaagagaagtacccatataaattGCCCCTAAGATTTCAAAGTTATTTACACTaccatgccactgagaattaaattaaactatcttatttaatgcttgtcttttttcAGTTGgattaatgtgttgtcctaatataaattaagttacctattttaatgtttgtctttttcagttgagttaatgtattgccctaatataaaatttaactttctttttctattaaatcaatttccaaattatttttagttttattaatgctgtcttttcagtttaataaatacttttcttaattctaaatttaccacatttaatgataataaaaatcacATATGGTATGGTAGGAAAATTATTGTGCCATCACTATCTTTTAATACTTgaaccaaaccaatttttatgttaagtttaaattttagcatacattattaaaatttatttgttatatatatttttactttaatattttataatttttaatatttttaaacaatttaaatgagttatccgaatcagaacataaaccaaaattataaatacccgaatgaggCTAAAACCTTTCACCCCGAAAACCTAAAACCCAAAGAGATCTGAatcaaacccgaatggatatccgtaCGCTCATGTCTATTACAAGATATAGAAACTGAATCACcttatttattttcgaaaaattattttccattgaCTTTCTCATCCAGTCTAcagtaattatgaaaactaattgtcaaaatccaatctgaaaattattgaacacgtaagcccatttataataaattagcagttagatcaaatatatattatattacatttcgttttcttacaaattttaatcttaatttttatatgttccAAATTTGTTAAGAgtctaacaattatttttttttacaaattttataactaatgtatcatGTTTAATAGCATACTAACCATATTGTCTATTTTCATacttattattcaaaatttttgtttGCTATATATCTTACACATACATCTAATCATAGATGTTAGATTTTAGGTGATCTCCCGCGTCGGTGATACATTTTACGTTAAacgcaaaaatataaaattacttaatttaatatgattacatttacaaatataacatttagtacacacacaaattaaaatttaaaattaaattccgagtgagattattttcttaacaaatttatatttttagaaattccaaatatttggaattcgaaagcattatgacccacacctatactattttaattaggataattgaatttatatacgaatatttattaaatttttaattttaatttttgttataactgcaaaaaatagttttcgatctaaatttatgatcaaatattacaaatacatcatttaatacaaacaaaaaactaaaaacagaaaataaatacctgtgcggtcgcacggatcaagatctagttgtgGTTAAATTATAAGAGCGATTATTATgacatattttgaaaattttcttgcTATTTCTGTATTTTTGTGTGCTCCTTTTGACAacctttatttatatttttatgtcggatctttttttttaagtcagGGAGGGGAAAACACATGGTCGAGAAGTTTTTAGTTTccgaaaactaattttaaaaaaaataattttatgagaGTCACTTCTTATTATATCTTTTATCTTATATGAGTTTTGTCTGATGAGACAAATATAAAAAGCTCGTTAACAAATTATCATATTGCTTTTAAAAGTTACTAGATTTCTTTGCCGCGCTACGCGCGGCTTATACTTTTTAAATTATcctttattagtttatatataccgctagatctagtatatatatttggtgaagtagaaataaaataattctaatcaaaatttaaaatacttttaatatgtatgaaaaatccaaatataattaatacttGAGAAATTTATAATCACTATACGTTAGAAAAAACTTCACCATGCAGTTCCGAGTTgagctaaaataaaatataacaaatttcgATAAgatcaatttttttgaaaaaacttatgtaaatatatgttcataatataaatataaattaaaaattaatgtataaaaatattatataaatataatcattatattttatatttgttttctattcacagtaaagtatatatttagtttttcttaatatttttaaatgttcgatgttattttttattttacactTAAATGCATTTGCATTTATTGTATACCCCATATAATCGAATAGGAACGATATAGAACTTGTAgctataaaatttaattaatacacATATGTTCTtcatattttaacataaaacacacaacaatttatataaatctaaaaaggatatgtttgtaaattaaataaatatgaaaacccTAACATTATTAAGTTATAGAAATTTTACTGTTTTGGAAATGGAAGGAATATAAATTAAACctcaagttttaaaataaattaacttttttgtttatattatatctttttgtCATCATTATATCATTAATTTGTTGTCTTGAAATATTGAAAGGTACATATGACATGGTGAGCGAGAATGCAAATGACTTTTTTTAGTTAAACCTTAATTATGGTCCAaatacttatattatatattttatacatttagattttcatataaataaattttattcactATGGGTTCAAACTTGTAGAGGCCTCGAGTTTTGTTTCCTACTATATTATtacctttttaataatattgtcaTAGAATAATATGTCTGTAGTTCTGCACATAGATTTTGGCATAAGTAAtgcatttttttctttaggaAGTAAGCTGAAGTTTCAATGCTCAGTTTATGCATAGTTAATAATCAATAAAGCTGAAACGATGTacacaaaaaaattagaacgTACAAAAATTCAACTGAAAAATTGG
This genomic stretch from Raphanus sativus cultivar WK10039 chromosome 3, ASM80110v3, whole genome shotgun sequence harbors:
- the LOC108845866 gene encoding transcription repressor MYB6 isoform X2 translates to MGRSPCCEKAHTNKGAWTNEEDQRLIDYIRIHGEGCWRSLPKSAGLLRCGKSCRLRWINYLRPDLKRGNFSDEEDKVIIKLHSLLGNKWSLIAGRLPGRTDNEIKNYWNTHIKRKLLSHGIDPQTHRPIKDSETVPSQLSTAVIVPPQNDAVEKSFTVRQKTENFSDNVASTSGTTTDEDLQQNGGCYYNDYSGDRELNLDLTLGSGSTSFVRSGRKSGTGSSADSKPGRVPVMAARLSLL
- the LOC108845866 gene encoding transcription repressor MYB6 isoform X1 is translated as MGRSPCCEKAHTNKGAWTNEEDQRLIDYIRIHGEGCWRSLPKSAGLTRLLRCGKSCRLRWINYLRPDLKRGNFSDEEDKVIIKLHSLLGNKWSLIAGRLPGRTDNEIKNYWNTHIKRKLLSHGIDPQTHRPIKDSETVPSQLSTAVIVPPQNDAVEKSFTVRQKTENFSDNVASTSGTTTDEDLQQNGGCYYNDYSGDRELNLDLTLGSGSTSFVRSGRKSGTGSSADSKPGRVPVMAARLSLL